A region of Candidatus Hadarchaeales archaeon DNA encodes the following proteins:
- the ilvB gene encoding biosynthetic-type acetolactate synthase large subunit: MPEMTGAKAVWECLKFHGVKHVFGIPGGAVIPMYDALYDETEIQHILTRHEQAAAHAADGYARVLGKPGVCVTTSGPGGTNLVTGILNAYMDSSPVIAISGQVSKSSIGTDAFQEADMLSIMLPITKHNFFVRSVEELPLVIKLAFKIATTGRPGPVHVDIPKDVQQSSANIDLTRDPPYKKYMKIDPTPSEIQLAVEMLVHAKQPVIYAGGGIIWSGASEELVALAETLMAPVVTSLMGKGAIPEDHPLSLGMLGMHGRMAANLAVNECDLLFAVGVRFSDRATGDVRYFAPRAKIIHVDIDPVEVGKNVRVHHAIIADAKKTLRAILGALKDHVRKDRTSEWLSRIKKMKKDLAPKMDYDEVPIKPQRAIKEIMNVLGPDGIVVTEVGQCQMWAAHFYEVKKPRHFISSGGLGTMGFGFPAAIGAKVAKPDHVVVDIAGDGSFLMNSQELATAVVNDIDVIACIFNNRYLGMVKQWQDLFYGKRRSQVYLGESPDFAKLAEAYGALGLKVTRPSEIAPALRQAIESGKPAVIDIIIDPDEHVLPMVPAGGRLDEPILT; the protein is encoded by the coding sequence ATGCCCGAAATGACCGGTGCAAAGGCTGTTTGGGAGTGCCTGAAGTTCCATGGGGTTAAGCATGTTTTCGGAATCCCAGGAGGTGCTGTTATTCCCATGTACGATGCTTTATATGACGAGACCGAGATCCAACACATACTCACGAGACATGAACAGGCGGCTGCTCATGCGGCCGATGGTTACGCCAGAGTTCTGGGTAAACCAGGCGTTTGTGTAACGACTTCCGGTCCCGGAGGGACGAATTTAGTCACTGGTATTTTAAACGCTTATATGGATAGCTCACCGGTCATCGCAATATCTGGTCAAGTTTCCAAGTCGAGCATCGGCACGGATGCCTTCCAAGAGGCAGATATGTTGAGCATAATGCTACCGATAACCAAGCATAACTTTTTTGTCCGCTCCGTCGAGGAATTGCCATTGGTAATCAAACTCGCATTTAAAATCGCCACGACGGGGAGACCCGGTCCAGTTCACGTAGACATTCCCAAAGATGTTCAGCAGAGCAGCGCGAATATCGATCTCACTAGAGACCCTCCCTACAAAAAATATATGAAGATTGATCCAACACCGTCGGAGATACAGCTTGCCGTGGAAATGCTTGTGCATGCGAAGCAACCAGTCATTTACGCGGGAGGAGGGATCATCTGGTCTGGAGCATCTGAGGAGCTTGTAGCCCTCGCGGAGACGTTGATGGCTCCGGTTGTTACATCACTCATGGGAAAGGGGGCAATTCCAGAGGATCATCCGCTCTCGCTTGGCATGCTCGGAATGCATGGAAGGATGGCAGCCAATCTCGCTGTGAACGAATGCGACCTTCTCTTTGCTGTGGGCGTAAGATTCAGCGATAGAGCTACAGGCGACGTTCGTTATTTCGCTCCTCGCGCGAAGATAATTCATGTTGATATTGATCCGGTTGAAGTCGGGAAGAACGTGAGGGTTCACCACGCGATAATTGCTGATGCTAAAAAGACCCTACGGGCCATATTGGGAGCTCTCAAGGATCATGTAAGAAAAGATAGAACCAGCGAATGGTTATCGCGCATCAAAAAAATGAAAAAAGATCTAGCTCCGAAGATGGATTACGACGAAGTCCCGATTAAGCCACAAAGAGCAATCAAAGAGATAATGAACGTTCTTGGACCTGATGGTATAGTTGTAACGGAGGTTGGGCAGTGTCAGATGTGGGCAGCTCACTTTTACGAGGTCAAGAAGCCGAGGCATTTCATAAGCTCAGGAGGTTTGGGAACAATGGGGTTCGGATTTCCAGCCGCGATCGGGGCGAAGGTCGCCAAACCAGACCATGTCGTCGTGGATATAGCCGGTGATGGAAGTTTTCTCATGAATTCACAGGAACTCGCAACTGCTGTTGTGAACGACATAGACGTTATAGCTTGCATATTCAACAACAGGTATCTCGGAATGGTCAAACAGTGGCAGGACCTCTTTTATGGCAAGCGTAGATCACAGGTATATCTCGGTGAATCCCCTGATTTTGCAAAGTTGGCTGAGGCGTACGGAGCCCTAGGCTTAAAGGTGACCAGACCAAGCGAGATTGCTCCAGCTCTAAGGCAAGCGATAGAAAGCGGAAAGCCAGCCGTCATAGACATAATCATAGATCCTGATGAGCATGTACTGCCCATGGTTCCAGCCGGAGGCAGATTGGATGAGCCGATCCTAACGTGA
- the ilvN gene encoding acetolactate synthase small subunit: MKQHIFSILCQNVPGVMMRITRAFTRKQVNLDSITVGIEPSGLARIILLFNADDRTANLMRKVLMRLEPIESVEEIDPENSVVREIALLKTVKLSGEDHWRVVERIEKAGGKIIEAKDGAIIAEISGTREEIDRLISQLSPDILKEVVRSGQVYCQRL, translated from the coding sequence ATGAAACAGCACATCTTTTCCATTCTTTGTCAGAATGTTCCAGGGGTTATGATGAGAATAACCAGAGCTTTCACACGCAAGCAGGTGAACTTGGACTCGATAACGGTTGGGATAGAGCCATCTGGTTTGGCGAGAATAATTTTACTTTTCAACGCGGACGACCGAACGGCAAACTTGATGCGGAAAGTTTTGATGAGGCTTGAACCCATAGAGTCTGTGGAGGAGATAGATCCTGAGAATAGTGTTGTAAGGGAAATCGCCTTACTGAAGACGGTGAAACTCTCCGGGGAGGATCACTGGAGAGTTGTCGAGCGAATAGAGAAGGCTGGAGGGAAAATAATAGAGGCAAAAGATGGTGCGATAATAGCGGAGATTTCCGGAACTAGGGAAGAAATAGACAGACTCATCTCCCAATTAAGTCCAGATATCCTGAAGGAAGTTGTTCGTTCTGGTCAGGTTTACTGTCAAAGATTGTGA
- a CDS encoding HAD family hydrolase produces MIRAVSFDMDGTIVNKNFANSVWFEAIPKLYSQRWKVPFEVAVEKIKRAYDEVGPRRLEWYDIKYWFRRFDLGNKWDEVLAEYRNRAQLYPDVEPVLQRLAGKYKLIIATAAAKEFANMALNGKPMMRLISGVFSSISDFGQIGKTPEFFRKVCEKIGVKPSELLHVGDHLEHDVIAAREAGIHAILIDRDGKKGIKSLFELIDILSRFDSKPL; encoded by the coding sequence ATGATCAGGGCTGTTTCCTTCGACATGGATGGCACAATTGTGAACAAAAATTTCGCCAACTCTGTATGGTTTGAGGCAATTCCGAAACTGTATTCTCAGAGGTGGAAAGTTCCCTTTGAAGTCGCAGTAGAGAAGATCAAGAGGGCATACGATGAGGTCGGCCCGAGGAGACTTGAGTGGTATGACATAAAGTATTGGTTTAGGAGATTTGATTTGGGGAATAAATGGGATGAAGTACTTGCGGAGTATAGAAATAGAGCACAGCTATATCCAGATGTTGAACCGGTTTTGCAGAGACTTGCCGGGAAATACAAGCTTATCATTGCCACGGCGGCCGCCAAAGAATTCGCTAATATGGCTCTGAACGGTAAACCGATGATGAGGTTGATATCTGGTGTATTTTCATCAATTTCAGATTTCGGTCAAATCGGAAAAACGCCGGAGTTTTTCAGAAAAGTTTGTGAGAAGATTGGCGTGAAACCGAGTGAACTTTTGCATGTTGGAGATCATTTGGAGCATGATGTCATAGCTGCCAGAGAAGCCGGCATCCACGCTATTCTGATAGACAGAGATGGAAAGAAAGGCATAAAATCTCTTTTCGAGTTAATCGACATACTTTCTAGGTTCGATTCCAAACCTCTTTGA
- a CDS encoding acylphosphatase, with translation MVVRAHLYISGRVQGVFFRDSVQRLARKLKVVGWVRNLPDGRVEAVFEGDEENVKRMIEFCKRGPPAARVDDVKVIWEKPSGEFDDFEIRW, from the coding sequence ATGGTTGTTAGAGCACATTTATATATCTCTGGAAGAGTTCAGGGGGTCTTTTTTAGAGATAGTGTTCAAAGGCTCGCGAGGAAGCTAAAAGTAGTCGGCTGGGTAAGGAATCTGCCCGATGGAAGAGTAGAAGCTGTTTTCGAGGGTGATGAGGAAAATGTAAAAAGAATGATCGAATTTTGCAAGAGAGGTCCGCCCGCTGCAAGGGTCGACGATGTCAAAGTGATATGGGAAAAGCCCAGTGGAGAATTTGATGATTTTGAAATTAGGTGGTGA
- a CDS encoding DNA-3-methyladenine glycosylase, whose translation MKILPREFYERKTPEVARGLLGKLLLHRDDEGETGGIIVETEAYLGKGDPASRASKKKTKLNEIMWSRGGLAFIYMVHGKWLFNITTEKPGIPGAVLIRAIEPTIGIELMIKRRQVQNILELTSGPGKLTEAMKITKELHGVDLTLPESPLIVCEIGLKNLEICSSHRIGVKKDLQRKLRFFVCGNPYISKQKPFKRAL comes from the coding sequence ATGAAGATATTGCCGCGAGAATTTTACGAGAGGAAAACTCCGGAAGTCGCAAGGGGATTGCTTGGAAAACTTCTCCTTCATCGTGACGATGAAGGAGAAACTGGAGGAATAATCGTGGAAACTGAAGCTTATTTGGGAAAGGGAGATCCGGCCTCGAGAGCTTCGAAAAAGAAAACAAAACTGAACGAGATAATGTGGAGCAGGGGAGGGTTAGCGTTTATTTATATGGTTCATGGAAAATGGCTTTTCAACATAACGACAGAAAAACCGGGTATCCCCGGAGCAGTTCTCATAAGGGCAATCGAACCTACAATCGGTATCGAATTGATGATTAAGAGAAGACAAGTACAAAACATTTTGGAACTCACATCAGGACCAGGAAAACTCACTGAGGCGATGAAAATAACGAAAGAACTTCATGGAGTGGATTTAACTTTGCCTGAAAGTCCGCTGATTGTTTGCGAAATCGGCTTGAAGAACCTTGAAATCTGTTCGTCCCATAGAATCGGTGTGAAGAAAGATTTGCAGAGAAAACTCAGATTTTTTGTATGTGGGAATCCCTATATCTCCAAACAAAAGCCATTCAAAAGAGCTCTATGA
- a CDS encoding uracil-DNA glycosylase — translation MKNCRLCRLHKTRTNVVPGEGPINTKIMLVGEAPGFNEDKQGRPFVGAAGQLLTELLKLAGIERSSVYITNVVKCRPPGNREPMTDEIDVCTKEYLEKQFAIIRPELVISLGRISASELLGYPVSISKEHGKIVRCKYAGVDFKLFLSYHPAAGLYGAQIRSELEEDFKKLSKTLDKYLAV, via the coding sequence ATGAAAAACTGCAGACTCTGCAGGCTTCACAAAACAAGAACAAACGTAGTTCCAGGAGAAGGCCCGATCAACACCAAGATAATGCTGGTAGGAGAAGCACCCGGGTTCAATGAAGATAAACAAGGAAGACCATTTGTCGGGGCTGCCGGACAGCTGCTCACGGAGCTCCTCAAACTCGCCGGGATAGAACGGAGTTCCGTTTACATCACGAATGTCGTAAAGTGCAGACCTCCGGGAAATCGCGAGCCTATGACAGACGAGATCGACGTGTGTACAAAAGAATATCTGGAAAAACAATTTGCGATAATAAGACCTGAGCTTGTGATAAGCCTCGGGAGAATCTCTGCTTCTGAACTCCTGGGATATCCAGTCAGCATAAGTAAAGAACACGGAAAAATCGTCAGATGCAAATACGCCGGAGTCGATTTCAAACTCTTTCTCTCTTATCATCCCGCCGCAGGACTTTACGGAGCTCAGATTAGATCTGAGCTTGAAGAAGATTTTAAAAAATTATCAAAAACGCTTGACAAGTATCTTGCGGTATGA
- a CDS encoding ribonuclease H-like domain-containing protein, whose product MMKTLYLDIETTSRKADEGMIIAIGVLTGDEPEVVFAETLEEEKRILLWLKDKLKDCELIITWYGSGFDIPFLITRGIVHGLDMSQLEEIPMLDLCEWCKAKLLLSSNSLQAVAKFLGVWEAGNFSGADVGTLFKMSSRGNFEARRQIVQHCREDLLALKRVHGKLEQIFGGFLRKNSNKE is encoded by the coding sequence ATGATGAAGACTCTTTATCTTGACATCGAGACTACTTCGCGGAAAGCCGATGAAGGGATGATCATAGCCATAGGGGTTTTGACCGGAGACGAACCAGAAGTTGTGTTTGCGGAGACTCTAGAAGAAGAGAAAAGAATTTTGCTTTGGTTAAAGGATAAGCTGAAAGACTGTGAGCTGATCATCACTTGGTATGGCTCTGGATTTGACATCCCATTCTTGATAACCCGCGGGATTGTGCACGGTCTAGACATGAGCCAGCTTGAGGAGATCCCAATGCTTGATCTTTGCGAGTGGTGCAAGGCGAAACTCCTGCTCTCAAGCAATAGTCTGCAGGCTGTGGCAAAGTTTCTCGGAGTTTGGGAAGCGGGTAACTTCTCAGGGGCAGACGTTGGGACACTCTTCAAAATGTCAAGTAGGGGAAATTTCGAGGCCCGCAGACAGATCGTTCAGCATTGCAGAGAGGATCTTTTGGCTCTTAAACGCGTTCACGGAAAGCTTGAGCAGATCTTCGGGGGATTCCTACGGAAGAACTCGAACAAAGAATGA
- a CDS encoding secondary thiamine-phosphate synthase enzyme YjbQ has product MKVWHKEFSFRTRERREIVDITHEIVKLVKESGIKNGLLIVQLPHATASLVLNESESGLEQDILNQLDEIVPVRGDYLHDRIDDNAHAHIKSALIGSSKILPVINGEIVRGTWQNFLVIEEDGPRTRRCVVMVIGE; this is encoded by the coding sequence ATGAAGGTGTGGCATAAAGAATTTTCATTTAGAACCAGAGAAAGGCGGGAAATTGTTGACATAACCCACGAAATCGTGAAACTCGTAAAAGAATCTGGAATAAAAAACGGACTGTTGATAGTCCAGCTTCCTCACGCAACGGCATCACTCGTCCTCAACGAGAGTGAAAGTGGACTTGAGCAGGACATTCTCAACCAGCTGGACGAGATCGTGCCCGTAAGAGGCGACTACTTACACGACAGAATAGATGACAACGCTCATGCGCATATAAAATCTGCCTTGATTGGCTCGTCCAAGATTCTTCCAGTGATCAACGGAGAGATTGTCAGAGGAACTTGGCAAAACTTTCTAGTGATCGAGGAAGACGGACCAAGAACCAGAAGATGTGTTGTTATGGTCATAGGAGAATGA
- a CDS encoding NAD-dependent epimerase/dehydratase family protein produces MKVLVTGGAGFIGSHLVEGLLSRGYEVVVLDDFSSGKISNLPVNIGEDKLRIIRGDVRNRLDVRRAMGGVFGVIHTAAIVSVPFSVENPEVSWDVNVEGTRNVLEEAAVEGVEKFVFISSCAVYGESPNLPIPESKPPSPLSPYAKTKLEGERLCINFSKGGLPVVILRYFNVYGPRQPPGEYAGVMVKFAEKIKAGEPPVIYGDGKQTRDFIFVSDVVRATLMAFDKMPKGEIINIGSGKATTINELCRIFLKLSGKENLKPIHAPPRPMDIRHSWADISKASELLGFKPEIEIEDGVRRFLREVCL; encoded by the coding sequence ATGAAAGTATTGGTCACTGGTGGCGCGGGGTTTATAGGTTCCCATCTCGTCGAGGGTTTGTTGAGTAGGGGATACGAGGTTGTTGTCTTAGACGATTTTTCATCAGGAAAGATCTCAAACCTTCCAGTTAACATCGGTGAGGATAAACTTCGAATCATTCGAGGAGATGTCAGAAATCGGTTGGATGTGAGAAGAGCAATGGGGGGAGTTTTCGGGGTTATTCACACAGCAGCGATTGTGAGTGTCCCATTCTCGGTAGAAAATCCGGAAGTGTCGTGGGATGTCAATGTCGAGGGCACCCGCAATGTTCTGGAGGAAGCCGCAGTCGAGGGTGTTGAAAAGTTTGTTTTTATATCCTCTTGTGCAGTTTACGGAGAATCTCCAAACCTACCGATTCCCGAATCTAAACCACCATCTCCGCTATCCCCCTATGCAAAAACAAAATTAGAAGGGGAGAGGCTCTGTATAAATTTCAGCAAGGGCGGTTTACCAGTTGTAATTCTTCGTTATTTCAACGTTTACGGGCCACGTCAGCCACCCGGCGAATATGCAGGAGTTATGGTGAAGTTTGCAGAAAAAATAAAAGCCGGAGAACCACCCGTGATTTATGGGGATGGTAAACAAACAAGAGATTTCATTTTTGTTTCAGATGTGGTTCGTGCAACACTTATGGCGTTTGACAAAATGCCGAAAGGAGAAATAATAAACATCGGAAGCGGAAAGGCGACAACGATAAACGAGTTGTGTCGCATCTTTCTTAAGTTGTCAGGCAAGGAAAACCTCAAACCGATTCACGCTCCTCCTCGTCCTATGGACATAAGACATAGCTGGGCAGATATTTCGAAGGCTTCCGAATTGTTGGGTTTTAAACCGGAAATCGAAATTGAAGATGGTGTTCGCCGCTTCCTCCGGGAGGTTTGTTTGTGA
- a CDS encoding glycosyltransferase family 2 protein, which translates to MNIWIVIPAYNEEKTIGDVIDSLKEKGWKNIIVVNDGSKDRTAEIAKSKEAVVISHPKNMGLGAALRSGLSKALELGADIAVTFDADGQHDVSDVKKLVEAANHADLVIGYRRMIDIPLNKKIGNFVLNVVTRVLGGPFTDSQSGLRALNRRALQKIKITCERYAVSSEILIRARKSGLRISEVPAICRFSEYSKKKGTTIASGIRILLHLLRLRAFMISGG; encoded by the coding sequence GTGAATATCTGGATAGTCATTCCAGCTTACAACGAAGAGAAGACGATTGGAGATGTGATAGATTCTCTGAAGGAAAAGGGTTGGAAGAATATAATAGTGGTGAACGATGGTTCAAAAGACCGTACCGCCGAAATTGCAAAATCGAAAGAAGCAGTTGTTATCTCACATCCTAAGAATATGGGACTCGGGGCAGCCTTGAGGTCCGGTCTATCTAAGGCACTTGAATTAGGTGCGGATATCGCCGTGACCTTTGACGCCGATGGTCAGCATGACGTATCAGATGTGAAAAAGCTGGTGGAAGCAGCGAATCATGCAGATCTCGTCATAGGTTATAGACGGATGATAGACATCCCGTTGAACAAGAAGATTGGAAACTTCGTTTTAAACGTTGTCACGAGAGTGCTTGGGGGACCCTTCACGGATTCGCAGTCTGGTTTGCGTGCCTTGAACAGGCGGGCTCTTCAAAAGATAAAGATAACCTGCGAAAGATATGCAGTATCTTCCGAAATCCTGATAAGGGCAAGAAAGTCTGGGCTTCGAATATCCGAAGTCCCAGCGATATGCAGGTTTTCTGAATATTCCAAGAAGAAAGGGACGACCATCGCCAGTGGCATAAGGATTCTCCTTCATCTGCTTAGGCTAAGGGCTTTCATGATTTCCGGAGGTTAA
- a CDS encoding sodium-translocating pyrophosphatase, producing MDYILLSVLTGVVALVYATIRALIILKHKVENWKMREISEIIYRGALTFLNQEYKIIVAYAIVVFAVLTWIDIKIAMSFLLGGLCSALAGNIGMRIATKANARTTEASKRSIGEGLSMAFASGLVMGMCVVGLGLTGLGIIYLLTKNVSTAVGFGFGASSIALFARVGGGIYTKSADMGADLVGKIEKKIPEDDPRNPAVIADNVGDNVGDVAGMGADLFESYVGSIISAITLGFVLGHEYVSLPFLYAAVGIICSIIGSFLVRGGKKADIGALHSAMNRGIFTAAILTSAIAFLLTLRIVENVRPFFPFLSGIIAGIIVGLTAEYYTESRFGPTRRIAEASKTGAATNLLTGFSTGMMSVFIPVITISAALLISYQYQELYGIAIAGVGMLSTLGITLAADCYGPVADNAAGIAQMTGAGQEVRERTEKLDAVGNTTAAIGKGFAIGSAALTALALFAAYVHTMREKGFQLALTITEPNVVAGLFIGGALPFLFCALTMSAVGKGAYMMVEEVRRQFRDPAIMSGKKKPDYNRCITISTRVALRNMALPASIAVLSPIILGLLLGPESVAGLLAGSTTVGLMLALTLANSGGAWDNAKKYIEEGNFGGKGSDAHAAAVVGDTVGDPFKDTAGPSLNILIKLMAMTALLFLPHIL from the coding sequence TTGGATTACATTCTTCTCTCCGTTCTAACTGGGGTTGTTGCTTTGGTTTATGCAACTATACGGGCGTTGATCATTCTCAAACACAAAGTTGAAAACTGGAAAATGCGGGAAATCTCCGAGATAATCTATAGAGGAGCGCTCACTTTCCTTAATCAAGAATATAAAATAATCGTTGCTTACGCGATTGTGGTTTTTGCTGTTTTGACATGGATAGACATAAAAATTGCCATGAGTTTTTTGCTTGGCGGCCTTTGCTCTGCCTTGGCCGGGAATATAGGAATGAGAATAGCAACGAAAGCTAACGCGAGAACAACAGAAGCCTCAAAAAGAAGCATCGGAGAAGGATTAAGCATGGCTTTTGCAAGTGGACTCGTCATGGGTATGTGTGTTGTAGGACTTGGGTTAACTGGGTTAGGCATCATCTATCTCCTAACTAAAAATGTGAGCACTGCCGTTGGATTTGGATTTGGAGCCAGCTCGATTGCTCTTTTCGCCCGTGTTGGCGGAGGCATATACACCAAATCGGCAGATATGGGCGCCGATCTCGTTGGAAAAATCGAAAAAAAGATTCCTGAAGATGATCCAAGAAATCCTGCAGTCATCGCAGATAATGTTGGAGACAACGTTGGGGATGTTGCCGGAATGGGGGCAGACCTCTTTGAGTCTTATGTAGGGTCCATCATAAGTGCGATAACGCTTGGGTTTGTGTTGGGGCACGAGTATGTATCGCTTCCCTTCCTCTATGCGGCTGTCGGAATAATATGCTCGATCATCGGCTCATTTCTCGTGAGGGGAGGAAAAAAAGCAGATATAGGGGCTCTACATTCAGCGATGAACAGAGGTATCTTCACAGCCGCTATCTTAACATCTGCTATTGCTTTTCTCCTCACTCTGAGAATCGTGGAAAACGTTCGGCCTTTCTTTCCGTTTCTTAGCGGGATAATTGCTGGAATAATCGTCGGATTGACGGCCGAATATTACACTGAAAGCAGATTTGGTCCGACCAGACGCATAGCAGAAGCTTCCAAAACTGGGGCTGCAACAAACCTTCTGACCGGTTTCTCCACGGGAATGATGAGCGTTTTCATTCCCGTGATAACGATATCCGCCGCGCTGCTCATCTCTTATCAATATCAAGAGCTTTACGGGATCGCGATCGCCGGTGTTGGCATGCTCAGCACCCTCGGAATCACGCTAGCAGCAGACTGCTACGGTCCCGTTGCAGACAATGCTGCTGGAATTGCTCAGATGACCGGAGCCGGACAAGAGGTGAGAGAGAGAACGGAAAAGCTTGACGCCGTTGGGAACACAACGGCAGCGATAGGAAAGGGATTCGCGATAGGATCCGCCGCCCTCACGGCTCTCGCTCTCTTCGCCGCATATGTTCACACGATGAGGGAAAAAGGGTTCCAGTTGGCTTTGACAATAACAGAACCGAATGTGGTAGCTGGACTCTTCATTGGCGGAGCCCTGCCTTTCCTCTTCTGCGCGCTCACAATGTCTGCTGTTGGTAAAGGAGCATATATGATGGTTGAAGAAGTGCGAAGACAGTTCAGAGATCCGGCTATTATGAGTGGAAAGAAGAAACCAGACTATAACCGATGCATAACGATCAGCACTCGTGTGGCTCTTAGAAACATGGCGCTTCCAGCTTCCATCGCCGTACTTTCGCCCATCATACTTGGTCTCCTTCTAGGACCGGAATCCGTGGCTGGGCTGTTGGCTGGGAGCACGACGGTGGGACTCATGCTCGCCTTAACCCTCGCAAACTCCGGCGGAGCATGGGACAACGCGAAAAAATACATTGAAGAGGGAAACTTTGGAGGAAAGGGAAGCGATGCCCACGCTGCCGCCGTGGTCGGAGATACCGTTGGGGATCCTTTCAAAGATACTGCTGGACCATCTTTAAACATTCTGATAAAGCTAATGGCTATGACCGCCCTTCTCTTTCTACCTCACATCCTTTGA
- a CDS encoding translation initiation factor IF-2 subunit gamma: protein MPQAKVNIGMVGHIDHGKTTLTEALTGIWTDTHSEELKRGITIKLGYADTIFYFCLACERYSTSKICPYCGKKTVEKRRVSFVDAPGHEMLMATMLSGAAIVDGAVLVIAANEKCPQPQTKEHLMALKIIGVKNVVVAQNKIELVPKEKVIENYQQIRKFLDEMGYSEAPVIPVSAIHKANIDKLIEAIEKYIPTPQRDPTKPPLMFVARSFDVNKPGTPPEKLVGGIVGGSLTQGKLKIGDEIKIAPGIEITKSGKTYWQPLETNVVSLQAMGEPLEEAGPGGLIGVGTDLDPSLTKADALVGSVLGSREHLPEVLDKIEFEVKLLERVVGLSEEMEVKPLTMNEPLMVNIGTATRSGIITHIKGERITVSLKYPVCAERGWRVAISRRVANKWRLIGYGVII, encoded by the coding sequence ATGCCGCAGGCTAAGGTAAACATAGGGATGGTTGGACACATAGACCATGGCAAAACAACGCTGACGGAGGCGCTCACAGGAATATGGACGGATACTCACAGTGAAGAGTTGAAGAGGGGAATAACGATAAAGCTCGGATACGCGGATACCATTTTCTACTTTTGTCTGGCCTGTGAGCGGTATTCTACGAGCAAAATCTGCCCATATTGCGGGAAAAAGACTGTTGAGAAACGTAGAGTTTCCTTCGTTGACGCTCCAGGTCACGAGATGTTGATGGCGACGATGCTATCTGGAGCCGCGATAGTTGACGGAGCGGTTTTGGTGATCGCTGCAAACGAGAAATGTCCTCAACCACAGACCAAAGAACATCTCATGGCTCTGAAAATTATAGGAGTAAAAAATGTAGTTGTGGCACAGAACAAAATCGAGCTTGTGCCAAAAGAAAAGGTCATAGAGAATTACCAGCAAATAAGAAAATTCCTAGACGAGATGGGATATTCGGAAGCCCCAGTAATTCCAGTTTCCGCCATACACAAGGCGAATATCGATAAGCTCATTGAGGCAATAGAAAAATATATACCAACTCCACAGCGAGACCCAACTAAGCCTCCGCTGATGTTTGTGGCAAGATCATTTGATGTCAACAAACCTGGTACACCACCGGAGAAATTGGTTGGTGGGATTGTCGGAGGAAGTCTTACCCAAGGAAAGCTAAAAATTGGAGACGAAATAAAGATCGCCCCAGGTATTGAAATAACCAAGAGTGGAAAAACATACTGGCAGCCGCTTGAGACAAATGTCGTAAGTCTTCAGGCGATGGGTGAACCACTTGAAGAAGCGGGGCCTGGTGGGCTTATTGGAGTTGGAACCGATTTGGATCCTTCACTGACAAAAGCTGATGCTTTGGTGGGGTCTGTCCTTGGATCTCGCGAACACTTGCCTGAAGTTTTGGATAAAATCGAATTCGAAGTCAAGTTGCTTGAAAGAGTTGTTGGGTTGTCGGAGGAGATGGAGGTCAAACCACTGACGATGAACGAGCCTTTGATGGTGAACATCGGAACTGCCACTAGGAGTGGTATAATAACACACATCAAAGGAGAAAGGATCACCGTCAGTCTGAAATATCCGGTATGCGCGGAAAGAGGATGGAGAGTAGCAATCAGCAGAAGAGTTGCAAACAAGTGGCGTTTGATAGGGTATGGCGTCATTATCTAA
- a CDS encoding 30S ribosomal protein S6e encodes MKIVISDPKTGKSYQIELGEAESKKLIGMKIGDKIDGNLLGLPGYELQITGGSDKDGFPMRRDVTGAGRKKVLLSGPPGFRPKKKGERRRKYVRGNQISEAIVQVNTKITKYGEKPLDEIFKPKEG; translated from the coding sequence ATGAAAATCGTCATATCTGATCCAAAAACTGGCAAGAGCTACCAGATTGAGCTTGGAGAGGCGGAGAGCAAAAAGTTGATCGGAATGAAGATAGGTGATAAAATAGACGGGAATCTGCTTGGTTTACCAGGTTATGAGTTGCAGATTACCGGTGGCTCCGACAAAGACGGGTTCCCGATGAGACGAGATGTTACGGGAGCTGGGAGAAAAAAAGTTTTGCTCTCGGGCCCGCCAGGATTTCGACCTAAGAAAAAAGGTGAAAGAAGAAGGAAATATGTCCGAGGGAACCAGATCTCTGAGGCAATCGTCCAAGTGAACACAAAAATCACAAAATATGGAGAGAAACCCTTGGACGAAATATTCAAACCAAAAGAGGGATAA